A window of Thermosynechococcus sp. NK55a contains these coding sequences:
- a CDS encoding NADH-quinone oxidoreductase subunit M, translating to MLTLLIVLPVIGSLLMPLLPERVLRSVTLVIAGVTFALSLWMLTQFDVQQSALQFTEFLPWLLPLGLNYSLGVDGLSLPLIVLGTFLTLGVVLTGEKSGQRLFYALVLLANAGITGALAAQNLLLFVLFYELELVPFYLLILIWGGQRREQAAVKFLIYTAVSGILVLAAFLAMGWLTHAPSFDCADIQIAGLAPTTQGILLLLLILGFGIKMPLVPLHSWLPDAYVEASTPTAILLGGVFAKLGAYGLVRFALGDFPEVWGQFSGPLAIVAAVGIAYGALAAIAQKDIKRMVAYSSIGHMSYVLLGAAAHTHLSMVGAIAQMVSHGLVLALLFYLVGVIETKVGTRELNVLNGLLNPLRGLPTTSALLILGGMASAGIPGLVGFVAEFLIFQGSYGVFPVPTLIAVVGTGLTAVYFVIMINRTCFGRLDNATAYYPRVVWSEKMPALVLTLLILFLGVQPTWLVRWSETTSAQIVAAVPSANEIVATLAKR from the coding sequence TCGATGTCCAGCAGAGCGCACTGCAATTTACGGAATTCCTGCCGTGGCTGTTGCCCTTGGGATTGAACTATTCCCTTGGTGTGGATGGTCTCTCGCTGCCCCTCATTGTTTTGGGAACCTTCTTGACCCTTGGGGTTGTATTGACGGGTGAAAAAAGTGGACAGCGGCTTTTTTATGCCCTTGTTCTTTTGGCCAATGCCGGCATTACAGGTGCCTTGGCTGCCCAGAATCTGCTGCTGTTTGTTCTCTTTTATGAACTTGAGTTGGTGCCCTTTTACCTGTTGATTTTGATCTGGGGTGGGCAGCGTCGTGAGCAAGCGGCGGTCAAGTTTCTCATCTATACGGCAGTGTCGGGCATTCTTGTCCTCGCTGCCTTTTTGGCAATGGGCTGGCTGACCCACGCTCCTAGTTTTGACTGTGCCGATATTCAAATCGCTGGCTTGGCACCCACCACTCAAGGGATTCTGCTGTTGCTGTTGATCTTGGGCTTTGGGATCAAAATGCCGTTGGTGCCCCTCCACAGTTGGTTGCCTGATGCCTATGTAGAAGCTTCAACTCCGACAGCAATTCTCCTTGGGGGGGTATTCGCAAAACTAGGTGCCTATGGCTTGGTGCGTTTTGCCCTAGGCGATTTTCCAGAGGTTTGGGGGCAGTTTTCTGGTCCCTTGGCGATCGTGGCGGCGGTGGGGATTGCCTATGGTGCCCTTGCGGCCATTGCCCAAAAGGATATTAAACGGATGGTGGCCTACAGTTCCATTGGCCACATGAGTTACGTCCTCCTAGGGGCAGCGGCTCATACCCACCTCAGCATGGTGGGGGCGATCGCCCAAATGGTGAGTCACGGCCTCGTCTTGGCACTCCTGTTCTATCTGGTGGGCGTGATTGAAACGAAAGTCGGCACCCGGGAACTGAATGTGCTCAATGGCTTGCTCAATCCGCTGCGGGGGTTGCCGACCACCAGTGCCCTCTTAATTTTGGGTGGCATGGCGAGCGCGGGTATTCCAGGACTTGTGGGGTTTGTGGCGGAATTTTTGATCTTTCAGGGCAGCTATGGAGTTTTCCCCGTGCCAACCCTGATTGCTGTGGTGGGCACTGGCCTCACAGCTGTTTATTTCGTGATTATGATCAACCGCACCTGCTTTGGTCGCCTTGACAATGCCACTGCCTACTACCCGCGCGTGGTGTGGTCAGAGAAAATGCCAGCCCTCGTCCTGACCCTGTTGATTCTGTTTTTGGGGGTTCAGCCCACCTGGCTGGTGCGTTGGAGTGAAACCACCAGTGCTCAGATCGTTGCTGCCGTCCCCAGTGCCAATGAAATTGTTGCCACCTTAGCCAAGCGTTAG